The genomic stretch TGCTCGACAAACCACGTTCTCCGGGCGAAAAACCATTCTGCGCATCAGGCACAGCTGCCACTGTAGCGCTCAATCCTTCAGAGGGCGAAGTAAAAGGACAGTCCTTCACCCCGGCGACACGCCCACCATCCCGGATACGTCCTACACAACAAAGCGATTCGCCTGACTTCGCAAAATCCTGGTCCCAAGCAAAGTCCTGCCCCTAAGGAAACACAGGGGAACGTGGATGTTCAGTGTCGGCAAATCAGCCATTTTCAAACTCGATATCGAGGGTGTTTCTCATGACCTTCAAGTACTCGAGTTCCGGGCCAGGGAAGCGCTCAACCAAACCTATAAAGTCGAGCTCGAACTGGTCAGCGAACGCCGCGACATTGATCTCGAATCGCTTATGGATCGTCCAACCTTTCCGTCTTTCAGCGAGGATGGCTCCGGCATTCATGGGCAAATTTATCAGATCGCCGATTACCGTCAGGGGCACGGGCGCAGCGACCAGAGCCTGATGCGCAGTGGCAGTTTCGTTGATATCAGCCACCACCCGCGTGGCGACTGCAATGGTTTGTGGTTACTCACTCGGGTCGAACACGCCGGAAAACAACCCCAAGTGCTCGAGGAATCAATTATCGAGGCCGGCAATAAAGACGAATTCACTCAGGGATACCGCAACCATTTTGTCGTGACGCCTTGGGATATCCCGTTTCGCCCGGCGCTGGAGCATCCCAAGCCCCGAGTCACCGGCAACCAGCATGCGGTGGTGACCGGACCGCCCGGCGAAGAGATCTACTGCGACGCCTATGGCCGAGTGAAGGTTCAACTGCTATGGGATCGCGAAGGTCAGCTGAATGAACAATCCAGTTGCTGGCTGCGCGTGGCCACGGGCTGGGCCCATGATCAATACGGCTGCGTGCAGATTCCGCGCGTCGGCATGGAAGTGCTGGTGGGCTTCACTGAAGGCGATCCCGACAAACCATTCGTCCAGTGTTGCCTGACCAATGCCGTGACGCCGGTGCCACTGGACCTGCCAGCCGAACAGACGCGCAGCATTTTGCGCAGCCAGAGCAGCCCCGGCGGCGGTGGTTACAACGAGTTGCGCATCGAGGACAAAAAAGGCGTCGAAGAAATCGCGATTCAGGCTCAGCGCGACTTCGTCCAGTTAGTCCTCAACAACGAACGTGTGCAGGTCGACAATCAGCGCACCGTGGTGATCGGCGGCATCGCCAGTCATGAACTGCGCAGCGACGAACACCACTTGACCCACGGCAACCGCCTGACCGAACTGAAACAGGACGATCATCTGTGGGTTCAGGGTGACCGGCACATTCGGGTCGCCAGTCAACGGCTCAGCGCGTCGCAGCAGATCCACTTCGGTGCCGGTCAGCAAGTGGTGATCGATGGCGAAGCCCATGTGACCGTCATGGCGGGCGGCCAGTGGTTGACGCTGGGGCCGGAGGGCATTTTCAGCAGCGTACCGATTATCCAGGGCGGCACGCCGGCGAACAGTCTGGCGGCGGAACCACTGGCCCCGGGCGCCCTACCCCTGCTGAAGGTGACATCCGATACCGCCCAGCAACGCCATGCGCTGATGTCCACCCGCACCGCGCGCTGCCTGATTTTCGAGGCCGCACAAGCATGAGCCTTTCGACCTCTTTGCCTGGCGGTTTGCCATGGGACGAGCAACAGGCATGCCTGTTGCTGGATGGTGCGACGATCAGCGATTTGCCCACGCGGGTAAAACAGCTCAGCCCTGCTGCCAGCACTTTTGCCCTGTATGACCAACCGCCCTTCTCGGCGCTGCGGGACATATCGCCGCTGTTGGTGGCCATCCAGCGACCGGACGATCCGCTGGCGCAGTTCTATCTGCAACACGCGCATGAAGAATGGGGCGTGCTGCTGTTCAGCGCTGCCCCCGTGTTCAGCGTTGCTGAACACCTGCGCAAACTGGTGACCATCGAAATGCCGGCGGGCCCGGCCGCACTGTTGCGGCTGGCCGATGCTGCGGTGGCGCAGGCGTTGTTTGCCAGTGCCGATCAGTGTTTGTTCGGCCCGCTGTCCTGTGTGGTGACTGCCGATAGCGTCAATGCGGTTTGGCAATGCCAGCGTCCTCGGCAAGCGCAATGCCCGGCACTTGCGGTCCCCTATCGCCTGAGCCATGAACAGGACGCCGCCCTGCAACAGGTTGACCGGCGTCGCACCTTGCTTGAACTCGATGCGCATCTGCGCAGGCACTTTCCCGAATTTCATCCCGGGCTATCCGTGGCTCAGCGCTGGCCGATGCTGGAGCGATGCGAAACCCAGGCCTGTGCGTTGGGCCTGAGCAGTCAATCGGAGTTGTTCCATTACGCCAACGTCATGACGTGGCTCGACGGCAGCGACGTCGATCAGCATCCGCGCATCCATCACATGCTCCACACGCCATCTCTGCAATCACCCGGCGAGCGCGTCGCGCTGGCCGCTGACCTGGCTTGTCAGTGGGCTTTTGAACGAGGTCTGTCATGAACCATCCCGCCAACCTCGCTGCCGCCGCAGCGTCGAAATCCCCCATCGGCGCCCCGGCTGCCTGCCCATTACGACAAACCCACGTGCAACTGTTGCCCTTGTCCTACGGCCTGGTGGAAAAACCGCTCGACCCGAGCGCTGAACTGGCTCTGCCGTACGCCCTGACCAGCCGTCCCATGGGCATCCGCAGGTTACGCGACGGCTGGCTGTACATCATCGACAGCCTCAGCGGCGAGTTGTACGAATATCGGATGCTCGACGGCGTCGTCAGTGCGCAATTGCACAGAGGCAAAACCGTGAACGAGGATCAGCGTTCATCCATTGAAGAGCGTCCGGCGCTGATCTTTTCCCGGCGCAGCGTGTTGTACGTGACCTTCGCCGAGGTGCAGTGGACGGCGGGCAAATGCCGACAGGTGCTCGACAGCGCCGAAGAACGCGAGCACTTCATGCAAGCGGTGGATCTTGGTCCGGTGCATTGTCAGGTCGGGGGCAAGCACTTGCTGACTGTCGCCCAGGCCAAACAATGGCTGGCGGAAGTCGCGGCCGGCGCCGAACCGGTTGTCGATCCCGTGTCGGGTACGGTTGAACTGCCGACGGTGCAGGTCAGCGATGCCCCCGAACATGAGCGCGAACCCTATCTGTGGGAGCAACCACGGCGTTTTCGTGAGGCGCACATCGGTGAGTTTCTGGGTCGGGTACGCGGGCCTTATCAGGACGACACGCTGTTTCTGCTGGTCAACGACGACCTCGGCGTGATGCGTGATCTGGCCGAGTACCAGGACACCGTGGTCGGCTGGATCGACGAATGGAGCAACACCGCCAACAACCCGCGTGATTATCTGCTGGCCTGTTACATCGAGTCCCTCAGCCAGCTCGGTGCCGAGGATTTCGATAAGCTGGCCAAAGCCAGCGAGCAACCGTCAGCCAAAGCGTTGTTTGCCGATCTGGAACAGTTGCCCGAGCCGGATCGGCAAAACACCCGCAAGGCCCTGCTCGATTACCTGAACAACGGCGGCAAGGTTGAACCGGACGCCGCCGCGACGCCGGAGTTGGAACAGCTACGCGCAAAGGCCCTTGATGACGCGCTGGCGCTCAACCGTTTCGACGGTGTCGCCCCGGACTTTACCGCCCACGGCCGCGCCACCGCCGAAGCCGACCGGCGTTATTACACACGGCAGTACTTCCAGGCGGTCGCCCCGCAGGACTTTGTCGACCGGCATTTGCAAACCCTCGTCAACCTCGGTCGGGATCAGGATCGACGCATCCACGACGTGCTCGATGGCTCGATATTCAGTGGCAAACGCGGGATCAACGACCTGATCGACCGGGCGGCGATGGACGAAGCGTTGAACCGCCACCGTGATGACCTCGGGCGCTGGAATCGCCTGCTCGAGCGCATCACCGCTGACCGCACGCAACTGGTGTGCGCGGGCCGCTACCACCGTTCGGCGTGGTATTACGATGCCCAGGCGCCGGAACAACTCGGCCCGGCCTTCGCCGCTGAATACGCCTGCCTCAAGGATCTGTGTCGCAGCGACAAAGCCAGCGAAGCGCTGCTCGGCTATCTGGAGCAGCATCCGGAACTGACCCGGCCGCTGTTCTACACCTTGCCGCTGGGAGTGCAACCAGAGCAGGCCGGGCAATATTCAATACTGTTCAACGCCGGCATGGCGATGTTCAACAACCTGCCGCATTGGCTGGAGAAGCTCAAGAGCATCGAACAACCACGGCTGCCGGCCCTCGACGACTTGCCTGAACACACCCGCGCCGTCGCCGATGCCGTGCAGCAAACCTATAGCCCGGCGCTGAACCTGGGCCTGGGCCGGGTGCTGGAAGGTTTCGACCTGTCGGGGGAGAAAATCCCCGACCTGGATGAACTGTTCCAACGCCTGCCCAAAGGCCTGAAGCTGCGAATCTTCGATGCCGTCAAAACCAGCGGTGTGACCTTCACCGTCGCCAGCCCGGCGGAACAGAACGCACTGCACACCGCGATCAAGGAAGTCCTCAGAGAACGCGAATACCTCAAAACCCTGAACCGCGAGCGTAATCAGCTCACCCGCAACAAGAACCGCCCGGGCCACAAAACGCCACGGGCGGTGGAGTTGCAGGAGGAGATCGTGCGGGTGCGGGCGCAGTTGGCGCAGAACGAGGGGCGACTGGCGGCGGCGTTGAGCCCGATCGAGGAACTACCGGATCGCTCGGCGCGGCTGTATGGCGCCACGCCGGCACGAGCCGGGGTCACGGTGGTGTTCCCGCCTGCGCAGCAGCAGGAGTTGCGCAGTTTGTTGGGGAATATTCGGTTGGGGGTGGCCAGTGTGCCGAAGGCCAGTCTGGTGAAGACTGAAGGGATGGGGTTGGTGGTGGTTTTGGTGCAGGTGGTGAATTTGGTTGGGGTGTTTAAGGAAACTTTCGAACAGTCAAAAAATAAGCGAGCTATCGGGCCGCTTTTGTCTGCTGCTGCTACAACAGGAGCGGCTGGTTTCACCGCAGCCCAAAGTCCCCCGGTGTTGGGTAGCCAGACGCGGTTACCCGCGTCCAGCCCCCTAAGAACCGTGCATGCGCCTTTCAACGCACACGGCTCAAGCCTCCACTAAGGCATCTTTCGACACCCGGTTACCCAATTTCGTTTTTGGCGTGTAACTGATTTCTAGGGCAATTGAGATGGTGCATTTGCAGGTTGCTTGCTGCATCTGATCCGCCGTCAGTCCGTTTTACAATACTGCGAACATCCCAAGGGGTGTTCTTTGTGATCGGTTTCTGACAGGTAGAGCACATGCCATCTTGCCTGCGCCAGACGCGGTAAAGCTTCCCGCGACCTTTCGATGAGCTCAGCATTTTTTTACCCCATCGGGACTCGAAATACTGCTCCCACTGTGGGTCATGCGGGTTTGCGCTTGCTTTGATCTTGATATGCCGCTGTATTAGCGTATCCGCCTCTGAAAGCAGGCTGCGCTCCCTTTTCGTTCCATCTTCTCTTTCTTCTGTTGCGGCAAACACCCACGTTCGGGAGCCTCTGGTCTTGAAGTAGCGATCCTTGACCCAGCGGGCTCCTTTATTCGGGTGTCTTCTTACCGCCCATCGCCATAGCATTGACCATACGTAGGCGTCGATTCGATTAAAGGTTTTCTTGGCGACTACATGACGGTGGTAATTCGCCCACCCTCGTAACACGGGGTTGAGCAGATTTATCAGGTCAATCTGTTTAGCCTGCCTGTTGGCCTTTATAACTTCACGGATTTTGCCAAGATGTGCTTTGACGTTCGCTTTCGACGGTTTCATCAACAGCTTGCCGTTGTACTTGCGGATGCTCCATCCGAGGAAGTCAAACCCATCCTTGATGTGTGTTACTTTGGTTTTTTCAGGTGACAGGACTAGCCCACGCTCTGCCAGAAATTCAACCACTGCGGGCTTGACCTCGTGTTCCAGCCACTCTTTCGAATTACCAGTAATAATGAAGTCATCCGCGTAACGCACCATGTTCATTTTCCGGCCTGTTCTCTTCGCTTTCGGGAATTTTTCCGAGAGCATCAGTTCGAGGCCATCCAATGTCATGTTTGCCAACACTGGCGATATTATGCCCCCTTGCGGGGCGCCGGAGTCGGTGGGAAAGAGTTTGTTTTGATACACGAATCCCGCCTTGAGCCACTTATTTAAAACCACCTTATCCGTTGAGATATTGGGGATCATCCAGTCGTGACTGATTTTGTCGAAACAGCCTTGAATATCGGCCTCCAGCACCCACTGCGCGCTCGCCTTTTGCGCCAAACAAGTGAAGCATTGTTCACCGGCATCGGCAGTTGAGCGTTCCGGCCTGAACCCATAAGAATTCAGGTCGGCGGTGGTTTCCGCGATCGGTTCCAGGGCCAGCAAATGCAACGCTTGCATAGCCCTGCACTTCATCACGGGTATGCCGAGCGGCCTCGTCTTGCCATTTTTTTTCGGAATCATCACTCTCCGAAGCGGAAGAGGCGAGTAACCTCGCCGCTTCAACGACGCAATCGCGTTGGTCTTTGCCCTCGGCGTTTTCCACGTCACCTTGTCCACGCCGGGGGTATTCTTGCCTTTGTTTTCAGTCACTCGCTTGACGGCTAATGCCTTGCCACAAAACGAGTGGGTCAGCAGCCATTGCAAGGCTTTCGCCTTGTTGTGCCTGCCGGCCTGGGTGGCCTTCACAATACGCGTTTGCAGCCGTCTTACATGGCGCTGGACATCGGCCCAATTAATGCCGTCCCATGCCACGCCGGAAGGTGCACACGCCAGTGTTGCTGCATTCATTTGCTCTCCTCCCGTTTAAATGGTTCTACAAATTTTCTTGTGAAGGGAGACCATGAGGAAGTCTGCCCGCTTTCGCGTGGGATGATGTTGCAATCCCTATCCGTCCCATTACAGGGCGGCGTTCGCTTTGTCCTCAATCCTGTTCCCGCACCGCCATTGGCAGACCTTGCGGCCTGCTGTCCCCGAGGGGAACGATACGGGGTTCCCACGTTCCACTTGCAGAAGTACGTCGGGTTAGGTGCCTGCTATGGGCCGGGAGGTGTCTGGGTCACGAAGGCCCACCTGACAAGGGTTCTTCCCACCTCCGTTACCGTTTTGGTCAAGCGCAATAGCCATTTCCGCTTGTTCAACTTAACGACCTTTAGCGCAGATTCACATGTGTTCACCATCCCGACTATCTAGCACTTCACCGGCGTATGGCTGCCAGAAGAGTACGCCTCTCGCGATTGATACCCCGTACCTTGCGGTGCTTCGTTGCATTGTCAGAGTCGCTCTTTATTCAGACTCCTAGATTCACCAAGTGACATTGGTGGTTCCCTCAGTTGAAGCGGGAACGACTTCTACAAGCGACTTCGTGTCGCACGTCAGGGTAGTTGTCGTGTCCTCCGCTTTTTAAAAGTATTCCGGGGGCGGCAAGAGTAAGGTCATGCCTTTCTATTCAGAAGAACGCAAAGCTGCGTTGTTGAAAATGATGCTTCCGCCCCTGAGCCTTTCAGCGTCGGAGGTCGCGCGCCGTGAAGGTTGTAGCGACATGTCTCTTCATTATTGGCGTAAGCAAGCTGCTGCCAGAGGTTCCCAGTTGTCCGAAAACAAGCAGTCGCCTGAAAATTGGTCTGCCGAATCCAAGCTCATGGCAGTCATCGAATCATCAGCTTTGTCGGAGCTGGAGCTGAGTGAGTATTGCCGTCGCAACGGTATTTTCCCTGAGCAAATTGATGGCTGGCGCAAAGCTTTCATTGCCAACAGTACTAATCATTCAGCGCTGAAAAAAGGAATCGCTGGGGAGACCAAGGAGGATAAAAAGCGGATTCGGGAACTGGAGCGCGAGCTGCGCCGAAAGGATGCAGCACTGGCTGAAACAGTCGCATTGCTGGTGCTGCGAAAAAAGCTCAATGCCTACTGGGGGAGCGACGACGAGGTCAATTGACCTTGTTGCCAGAACGGCATCTTCTCGTCGACTGGCTCAACGAAGCCATCACGGCGGGCGCCCGCAGGGCGCCTGCGTGTCTAGAAGTCGGTATTTCGCTACGCACGCTACAGCGCTGGAGCCTGCCCGAAGCAATGTTGGCAGATGGGCGCACCACGACGGTGAGGCCAGTGCCGAGTAACGCCCTGAGTGATCTTGAGCGCCAAGCTATCCTGGTCTTGTGCAACAGCAAGGCCTACGCACATCTGCCACCGAGCCAGATCGTGCCACGGCTCGCTGACGAGGGACGTTACATGGCATCGGAGGCAACCTTTTACCGAGTGCTGCATGCGGCAGATCAGCAGCATCATCGTTCCCGCGCCAAACGCCCGCATCGCCATGAAGCACCCACCACTTACGCGGCGACAGCCGCCAATCAGGTGTGGTCTTGGGATATTACGTACCTGCCGTCGCCGGTTCGTGGGAAGTTTTACTACCTCTATTTGATCGAGGATATCTACAGCCGAAAGGCCGTGGGCTGGGAAGTTTACGAGGCAGAAAGCGGTGAAAAAGCAGCCGTCCTACTGCAACGAAGTGTCACTCGAGAGAAGTGCTGGCGTCAGCCGCTGGTGCTTCACTCGGACAATGGCGCACCGATGAAATCGGTGACGTTACTGACCAAGATGTACGACCTGGGTATCACGCCATCGAGAGGAAGACCTCGGGTAAGCAACGACAATCCTTACTCGGAGTCGCTGTTTAGAACGCTGAAGTACTGCCCGCAGTGGCCGCAGGATGGATTTAGCAGCCTGGATGACGCGCGTATCTGGGTGAGGAATTTTATGGCCTGGTACAACACCGAGCATCGTCATAGCCGAATCCGCTTCGTGACACCCGCCCAGCGCCACGAGGGAAATGACCGGGAAATCTTGGCCCGGAGGGCGGCAATCTATGGGCAAGCGAGAGAAAAAAGGCCTGAAAGATGGTCAGGTGAGACACGCAACTGGAACCCAATCGGGACGGTGTATCTCAACCCCGAAAGGGAGCTGACAGTTGTCGTGAAGGTCGCCTAGCAAGACGGGCGACACGACAACTACCTTGAAAAACGCCGAAGTCTCGCAGATACAACTTTAAAGGTTCGTAGCACTTCGCTTGTAGCTGGACTTCAACATCAAGCGTTGCGGCATGTACATGTGCAGATGGGGAAGATGCATATTGGGTTGGGCATTTTCACCTATGGCTTCGGCCTAGTGTCGTCGGCAGTCAGTCTTAAGAACCAATCCCAAAATTGGCAACAGGCGATCCGCAGCGGCAATCAATCGGCACAAGGGGCCGCTGCACTGGCCACATTGGGGGCGGGTGGCATGGTGACGGTTAACGCCTATGGACTGAGTCATACCGTTCACGCCACTTTCACGGTACTGAATGCCCCCAATAGCGCGGCACGAACTGCCGCTTGGGCTGCTGCGGGTACACGCCTTTCCACCATTTTCTTCCGTTTCAATCTCGCAGGGGCCTTGTTCACCGTGCTCGAGCTGAGCGGTACGTGGTTATACAACCGTTACAACATCAGCGCCCACGATAAATGGCTGAAAACCACGCCATGGAGCCGGGATACCGAAATGCGCGGTGACCATTCACTGGATGACTACCAAAGTTATCTGGCCTTTCTGATACACGCCCCTTATGCGCATCTAGGCAAAAACTCAGATGACTCTTGGCTAAAGAGCCTGCTGTTCAAAGCCAAGCCCAGCGATATTCATTTGGTGCTGCCAAGACTGACGTTAAGTGATCTGCTGCCACCCCTTGGCAGCATACCGACTCATCGTCTGGGCATCGGCGCCCACCGAATTTCCATCCCCCTGCACAGTCACGGAGTTCCGCGAGAACAAAAGGACGTGATCAGCGACGAAGTTGTGAGCAGCCTGCGCATCGTGCAATCAACGCCCGAAGGGCTGGTGCTCTGTCTTCAATACCCGGTCGATCCGGACGCCAGGTTCACGCCATCAAACGAAACACTGGAACTGGCCGTTTGCATCCAGACCCTAAACACCAAAGGCGCGTGGGCGTCGCGAACCCGCGTGATCCATATCAACCCTCACGGAGAAGGCCATTTTTCAGTGGTGACGCCTCAGTTGGTCAAGGAGCACCCACCGGTGTTGCTGGTTGAAACCCAGTTTTTGGAACAGGCCGACCATGCCGAATAACGACGATAAGTCCCTCTGCGCTCCATCGCTCGAACAGCCACGAAAAGCGGGGGATATCGAACCGTTCCCGAGCGGGAAAATCACCTACCTTGCGCCGCTGCCATTACCAACGCCAATACCACCCTATGGACCACATATTGGCGAGTTGAATGATGTGTATATGGACTTTGGGTTGGGATCACCGCAAGTATTTTCATGGCAAGTCATTTTTGGCGGGCCATTAACAATGACCTTTATGTTTGCCGTCTTGTTGCCTTTATTCAGTATTTTCTTTGGTCTCGTCTCAGGATACGACTGGCTCTACTCTTGGGAATTCGCGGAAGAGTTATTTTTCCCGTCCTCAGAACTAGGATTGCAAACTGCCTTTGTCATGTTATCTATCGGCTTGGGAGTCTGGCACCACAACCACAAAAAACGCGCCCAAATAATCCCCACCCGCTTCAACCGTCAACGCCGCGAAGTCTGTTTCATGCCCGAAGGCGCCACCGATCCCGTCTTCGTCCCGTGGGAATCCCTCTCCGCCTGGGTCATCGAAGCCCAGGGCGCGACCCAATACGGTATCCATCGCCAATACGGCATGGGCATCGGTTTCCGGCACGGCGAAACAATGACCAGCCTCGAATTCCCCTGCGCCGCCCTGCCCCTGGCCATCAGCCATTGGGAGGCGATTCGCGGTTACATGGAGTACGAGGTCAACGACCTTAAATCGATCCAGGACTTGCAGGATCTTCAAGGCCCCGACGACCCGCCCCACGAAGGCCTGCACACCTTCCGCAACGCCCGCGCGCGCATGCACCAGCAAATACGCGACGGTTCACGCTCTCGGCTGTCGGGGTTTTTCTGGCACCTGTACCACGTCATGACCCTGTGGACGATTCCCAACCACCTCGTCGAATGGGAAGTGCGCCGACTCGAAAGAATCGGCAAACAGACACTGCCCGACGTGATGCGCCAATGGTCAGAGCCGCTGCCAGAAGCGCAATGGGCCAAGCCCAGCGAAACGTTGCTGCGG from Pseudomonas sp. S04 encodes the following:
- a CDS encoding DUF4123 domain-containing protein gives rise to the protein MSLSTSLPGGLPWDEQQACLLLDGATISDLPTRVKQLSPAASTFALYDQPPFSALRDISPLLVAIQRPDDPLAQFYLQHAHEEWGVLLFSAAPVFSVAEHLRKLVTIEMPAGPAALLRLADAAVAQALFASADQCLFGPLSCVVTADSVNAVWQCQRPRQAQCPALAVPYRLSHEQDAALQQVDRRRTLLELDAHLRRHFPEFHPGLSVAQRWPMLERCETQACALGLSSQSELFHYANVMTWLDGSDVDQHPRIHHMLHTPSLQSPGERVALAADLACQWAFERGLS
- a CDS encoding toxin VasX; its protein translation is MNHPANLAAAAASKSPIGAPAACPLRQTHVQLLPLSYGLVEKPLDPSAELALPYALTSRPMGIRRLRDGWLYIIDSLSGELYEYRMLDGVVSAQLHRGKTVNEDQRSSIEERPALIFSRRSVLYVTFAEVQWTAGKCRQVLDSAEEREHFMQAVDLGPVHCQVGGKHLLTVAQAKQWLAEVAAGAEPVVDPVSGTVELPTVQVSDAPEHEREPYLWEQPRRFREAHIGEFLGRVRGPYQDDTLFLLVNDDLGVMRDLAEYQDTVVGWIDEWSNTANNPRDYLLACYIESLSQLGAEDFDKLAKASEQPSAKALFADLEQLPEPDRQNTRKALLDYLNNGGKVEPDAAATPELEQLRAKALDDALALNRFDGVAPDFTAHGRATAEADRRYYTRQYFQAVAPQDFVDRHLQTLVNLGRDQDRRIHDVLDGSIFSGKRGINDLIDRAAMDEALNRHRDDLGRWNRLLERITADRTQLVCAGRYHRSAWYYDAQAPEQLGPAFAAEYACLKDLCRSDKASEALLGYLEQHPELTRPLFYTLPLGVQPEQAGQYSILFNAGMAMFNNLPHWLEKLKSIEQPRLPALDDLPEHTRAVADAVQQTYSPALNLGLGRVLEGFDLSGEKIPDLDELFQRLPKGLKLRIFDAVKTSGVTFTVASPAEQNALHTAIKEVLREREYLKTLNRERNQLTRNKNRPGHKTPRAVELQEEIVRVRAQLAQNEGRLAAALSPIEELPDRSARLYGATPARAGVTVVFPPAQQQELRSLLGNIRLGVASVPKASLVKTEGMGLVVVLVQVVNLVGVFKETFEQSKNKRAIGPLLSAAATTGAAGFTAAQSPPVLGSQTRLPASSPLRTVHAPFNAHGSSLH
- the ltrA gene encoding group II intron reverse transcriptase/maturase, translating into MNAATLACAPSGVAWDGINWADVQRHVRRLQTRIVKATQAGRHNKAKALQWLLTHSFCGKALAVKRVTENKGKNTPGVDKVTWKTPRAKTNAIASLKRRGYSPLPLRRVMIPKKNGKTRPLGIPVMKCRAMQALHLLALEPIAETTADLNSYGFRPERSTADAGEQCFTCLAQKASAQWVLEADIQGCFDKISHDWMIPNISTDKVVLNKWLKAGFVYQNKLFPTDSGAPQGGIISPVLANMTLDGLELMLSEKFPKAKRTGRKMNMVRYADDFIITGNSKEWLEHEVKPAVVEFLAERGLVLSPEKTKVTHIKDGFDFLGWSIRKYNGKLLMKPSKANVKAHLGKIREVIKANRQAKQIDLINLLNPVLRGWANYHRHVVAKKTFNRIDAYVWSMLWRWAVRRHPNKGARWVKDRYFKTRGSRTWVFAATEEREDGTKRERSLLSEADTLIQRHIKIKASANPHDPQWEQYFESRWGKKMLSSSKGRGKLYRVWRRQDGMCSTCQKPITKNTPWDVRSIVKRTDGGSDAASNLQMHHLNCPRNQLHAKNEIG
- a CDS encoding IS3 family transposase (programmed frameshift) — protein: MPFYSEERKAALLKMMLPPLSLSASEVARREGCSDMSLHYWRKQAAARGSQLSENKQSPENWSAESKLMAVIESSALSELELSEYCRRNGIFPEQIDGWRKAFIANSTNHSALKKGIAGETKEDKKRIRELERELRRKDAALAETVALLVLRKKPQCLLGERRRGQLTLLPERHLLVDWLNEAITAGARRAPACLEVGISLRTLQRWSLPEAMLADGRTTTVRPVPSNALSDLERQAILVLCNSKAYAHLPPSQIVPRLADEGRYMASEATFYRVLHAADQQHHRSRAKRPHRHEAPTTYAATAANQVWSWDITYLPSPVRGKFYYLYLIEDIYSRKAVGWEVYEAESGEKAAVLLQRSVTREKCWRQPLVLHSDNGAPMKSVTLLTKMYDLGITPSRGRPRVSNDNPYSESLFRTLKYCPQWPQDGFSSLDDARIWVRNFMAWYNTEHRHSRIRFVTPAQRHEGNDREILARRAAIYGQAREKRPERWSGETRNWNPIGTVYLNPERELTVVVKVA